One genomic window of Centroberyx gerrardi isolate f3 chromosome 15, fCenGer3.hap1.cur.20231027, whole genome shotgun sequence includes the following:
- the mdh1ab gene encoding malate dehydrogenase 1Ab, NAD (soluble), translating to MSEPIRVLVTGAAGQIAYSLLFSIAKGDVFGKDQPIILLLLDISPMLPVLDGVVMELQDCALPLLREVVPTDKEEVAFKDLDAAILVGSMPRKEGMERKDLLKANVAIFKSQGAALEKYAKKTVKVLVVGNPANTNCLITAKSAPSIPKENFSCLTRLDHNRARSQVAMRCGVPATHVKNVIIWGNHSSTQYPDVHHCKVNMSGSDLACFDAVKDDAWLTGDFISTVQQRGAAVIKARKLSSAMSAAKAICDHMRDIWAGTTEGEFISMGVYSTGNSYGVPDDLIYSFPVQIKDKSWKIVDGLAINDFSRGKMDATASELMDERDTAVTFLAV from the exons ATG TCTGAGCCTATTAGAGTTCTGGTGACCGGCGCTGCTGGGCAGATTGCCTATTCCCTGCTGTTCAGCATTGCCAAGGGAGATGTCTTTGGCAAAGATCAG CCAATCATCTTGCTCCTTTTGGACATTTCGCCCATGTTGCCAGTCCTCGACGGTGTCGTCATGGAGCTGCAGGACTGTGCCCTCCCACTTCTGAGAG AGGTCGTCCCCACTGACAAGGAGGAGGTGGCCTTCAAGGACCTGGACGCCGCCATCTTGGTGGGCTCCATGCCCAGGAAGGAGGGCATGGAGAGGAAGGACCTGCTCAAGGCCAACGTGGCCATCTTCAAGAGCCAGGGAGCCGCCCTGGAGAAGTATGCCAAGAAGACCGTCAAG gtgCTGGTTGTGGGAAACCCTGCCAACACCAACTGTCTGATCACTGCAAAGtctgctccctccatccccaaAGAGAACTTCTCCTGCCTCACCCGTCTGGACCACAACAGGGCTCgctctcag GTGGCGATGCGCTGTGGCGTTCCTGCCACCCACGTGAAGAATGTGATCATCTGGGGAAACCACTCGTCCACCCAGTACCCCGACGTGCACCACTGCAAGGTCAACATGTCCGGCAGCGACCTGGCCTGCTTCGACGCCGTCAAGGACGACGCCTGGCTCACAGGAGATTTCATCTCT ACAGTGCAGCAGAGAGGCGCTGCAGTCATCAAGGCCAGGAAGCTGTCCAGTGCCATGTCAGCAGCCAAGGCCATCTGTGACCACATGAGGGACATCTGGGCCGGCACCACCGAG GGTGAGTTCATCTCCATGGGTGTCTACTCCACTGGAAACTCCTATGGCGTCCCTGACGACCTCATCTACTCATTCCCTGTCCAGATCAAG GATAAGTCCTGGAAGATTGTGGACGGCCTGGCCATCAACGACTTCTCCCGAGGCAAGATGGACGCCACGGCCTCAGAGCTGATGGATGAGAGGGACACGGCTGTGACCTTCCTGGCGGTGTGA